A stretch of the Clavibacter sp. B3I6 genome encodes the following:
- a CDS encoding glycosyltransferase produces MSAPQRVVAVVVAWNRRDLVVETLAALDAQTVPLHAVVVIDNASTDGSADVIRARFPEVALTTLPTNTGGAGGFTAGIERALTAHDAELVWLMDDDTVPDPSALDELLRARAVAPRGTVVLASAVRWTDGRPHPMNTPRTRPSARRRSIARAAEHGCTPVRTASFVSMMIEADAVRAHGLPMADYFLWNDDFEYSARLLRHGRGYLVHGSTVEHRTRTFGSTDVDPGARFVFEVRNKIWMLLRSRALSPAERVLYAGAAIVSWTRTIRRSGDKGLLVRGLVDGARQGLSRPPRPAHEVLDGLGDITAGVRRIERSAGR; encoded by the coding sequence ATGAGCGCGCCTCAGCGCGTCGTCGCGGTCGTCGTGGCCTGGAACCGGCGCGACCTGGTGGTGGAGACCCTCGCCGCGCTCGACGCCCAGACCGTGCCGCTGCACGCGGTCGTCGTCATCGACAACGCGTCGACGGACGGCTCCGCCGACGTCATCCGCGCGCGCTTTCCGGAGGTCGCGCTCACGACGCTGCCGACGAACACCGGTGGGGCGGGCGGCTTCACCGCGGGCATCGAGCGCGCGCTCACCGCGCACGACGCCGAGCTCGTCTGGCTCATGGACGACGACACGGTGCCGGATCCCTCCGCGCTCGACGAGCTGCTGCGCGCCCGCGCCGTGGCCCCCCGCGGCACCGTCGTGCTCGCGTCCGCGGTGCGCTGGACCGACGGTCGCCCGCACCCCATGAACACGCCGCGCACACGGCCCTCGGCGCGCCGCCGGAGCATCGCCCGCGCCGCCGAGCACGGCTGCACGCCCGTCCGCACCGCGTCGTTCGTGTCCATGATGATCGAGGCCGACGCCGTCCGCGCGCACGGGCTGCCGATGGCCGACTACTTCCTCTGGAACGACGACTTCGAGTACTCGGCCCGCCTGCTCCGGCACGGCCGCGGGTACCTGGTCCACGGCAGCACGGTCGAGCACCGCACGCGCACCTTCGGGTCGACGGACGTGGACCCGGGCGCGCGGTTCGTCTTCGAGGTGCGCAACAAGATCTGGATGCTGCTGCGCTCCCGCGCGCTGTCGCCCGCCGAGCGGGTCCTCTACGCCGGGGCCGCGATCGTCAGCTGGACCCGCACCATCCGGCGCTCCGGCGACAAGGGGCTCCTCGTCCGCGGCCTGGTCGACGGCGCGCGCCAGGGGCTCAGCCGCCCCCCGCGACCTGCGCACGAGGTCCTCGACGGGCTCGGCGACATCACCGCGGGGGTCCGGCGCATCGAGCGGTCCGCCGGCCGATGA
- a CDS encoding GtrA family protein, which translates to MEQGTDGVEAPREEAPAPGLLLRLIKDERVAFLLVGGFNTVLGTAWFALFYLLWGHAVPYPLVLVIAWAVQLPIAFTLHRKLVFKVSGNLIPDFSRYTLVNLMPLFANMLLLPLVVETTPLEPIVAQVLVTIVITVATYTGHKFFSFRRPRDEAVR; encoded by the coding sequence ATGGAGCAGGGCACGGACGGCGTCGAGGCACCCCGCGAGGAGGCGCCGGCTCCCGGCCTCCTCCTCCGGCTGATCAAGGACGAGCGCGTCGCGTTCCTGCTCGTCGGCGGCTTCAACACCGTGCTCGGCACCGCCTGGTTCGCGCTGTTCTACCTGCTGTGGGGCCACGCGGTCCCGTACCCGCTCGTGCTGGTCATCGCGTGGGCGGTGCAGCTGCCGATCGCGTTCACGCTGCACCGGAAGCTGGTGTTCAAGGTCAGCGGCAACCTGATCCCCGACTTCTCCCGCTACACGCTCGTGAACCTCATGCCGCTGTTCGCCAACATGCTGCTCCTGCCGCTCGTGGTCGAGACCACGCCGCTCGAGCCGATCGTGGCGCAGGTGCTCGTGACCATCGTGATCACCGTGGCCACCTACACGGGCCACAAGTTCTTCTCGTTCCGTCGACCGCGCGACGAGGCCGTGCGCTGA
- the glf gene encoding UDP-galactopyranose mutase: MSPDLVVVGSGFFGLTIAERVAEELGLKVLVIDRRDHIGGNAYSEKDPETGIEVHRYGAHLFHTSNETVWEYVNRFTDFTPYVHRVYTEHRGEVFPLPINLGTINQFFRSAHGPQAARDLIAEQASELDAGEARNLEEKGVSLIGRPLYEAFIRDYTAKQWQTDPTDLPAEVISRLPVRYTYDNRYFNDTHEGLPVQGYTAWLERMADHPNIEVRLETDFFDETQEVNRASVVGTVPVVYTGAIDRYFGYSEGALSWRTLDFEREVLPVGDFQGTPVMNYADSDVPYTRIHEFRHFHPERDAPADKTVIMREYSRFAEGDDEPYYPVNTAADREGLLKYRELAKQEEGVFFGGRLGTYQYLDMHMAIGAALSMYENKLKPVLAKDAS; encoded by the coding sequence ATGAGCCCTGATCTCGTAGTGGTCGGATCCGGTTTCTTCGGACTCACGATCGCGGAGCGCGTCGCCGAGGAGCTGGGTCTCAAGGTCCTCGTCATCGATCGCCGCGACCACATCGGCGGCAACGCGTACAGCGAGAAGGACCCGGAGACCGGCATCGAGGTGCACCGCTACGGGGCCCACCTCTTCCACACCTCCAACGAGACGGTGTGGGAGTACGTCAACCGCTTCACGGACTTCACGCCCTACGTGCACCGCGTCTACACCGAGCACCGCGGGGAGGTCTTCCCGCTGCCGATCAACCTCGGCACGATCAACCAGTTCTTCCGCTCGGCGCACGGCCCGCAGGCGGCGCGCGACCTCATCGCCGAGCAGGCCTCCGAGCTCGACGCCGGCGAGGCGCGGAACCTCGAGGAGAAGGGCGTCTCCCTCATCGGGCGCCCGCTCTACGAGGCGTTCATCCGCGACTACACCGCGAAGCAGTGGCAGACGGATCCCACGGACCTGCCGGCCGAGGTCATCAGCCGCCTCCCCGTGCGCTACACGTACGACAACCGCTACTTCAACGACACCCACGAGGGCCTGCCGGTCCAGGGCTACACGGCGTGGCTCGAGCGCATGGCCGACCACCCGAACATCGAGGTCCGCCTCGAGACCGACTTCTTCGACGAGACCCAGGAGGTCAACCGGGCCTCGGTCGTCGGCACGGTGCCCGTCGTCTACACGGGCGCCATCGACCGCTACTTCGGCTACTCGGAGGGCGCCCTCTCCTGGCGCACGCTCGACTTCGAGCGCGAGGTGCTCCCGGTCGGCGACTTCCAGGGCACGCCCGTCATGAACTACGCCGACTCGGACGTGCCGTACACGCGCATCCACGAGTTCCGCCACTTCCACCCGGAGCGCGACGCCCCGGCCGACAAGACGGTGATCATGCGCGAGTACTCGCGCTTCGCCGAGGGCGACGACGAGCCGTACTACCCCGTCAACACGGCGGCCGACCGGGAGGGCCTGCTCAAGTACCGCGAGCTGGCGAAGCAGGAGGAGGGCGTCTTCTTCGGCGGCCGCCTCGGCACGTACCAGTACCTCGACATGCACATGGCGATCGGAGCGGCCCTCTCGATGTACGAGAACAAGCTGAAGCCCGTCCTCGCGAAGGACGCCTCCTGA
- a CDS encoding glycosyltransferase → MTADQHKTPAPLVSFILPTFNEEGSIDLFSRTLHEELDAARLGMRFEFIYVNDGSADASLERLHALAAADDRVQVIDFSRNFGHQIAVTAGLDHATGDAAVIMDTDLQDPPRVAVELIRRWQEGFNVVYAQRRTRKDSLFKRTTAGAFYRTLALVAEIDIPRDTGDFRLIDRKVIDAVKRFPERNRFLRGMVSYVGFRQTSVQFDRDERHAGVTGYPLRKMIKFAADGILGFSTFPLKLIQLVGLVVSALSALAVVYVLVSRAIDPSSVVPGWTFTVIAILFVGGVQITMLSVLGSYLGRVYAEVQNRPLYLVASHVGRPTDPAAGTVLTASSEVPYRRD, encoded by the coding sequence GTGACAGCAGACCAGCACAAGACGCCCGCGCCGCTCGTGAGCTTCATCCTCCCCACCTTCAACGAGGAGGGGAGCATCGACCTGTTCTCGCGCACCCTCCACGAGGAGCTGGACGCGGCGCGACTCGGCATGCGCTTCGAGTTCATCTACGTGAACGACGGATCGGCCGACGCGTCCCTCGAGCGCCTGCACGCCCTGGCGGCCGCGGACGACCGCGTCCAGGTCATCGACTTCTCCCGCAACTTCGGGCACCAGATCGCGGTCACGGCCGGCCTCGACCACGCGACGGGCGACGCGGCGGTCATCATGGACACCGACCTGCAGGATCCGCCGCGCGTCGCCGTCGAGCTCATCCGCCGCTGGCAGGAGGGCTTCAACGTCGTCTACGCGCAGCGCCGCACGCGCAAGGACTCCCTGTTCAAGAGGACCACCGCCGGCGCGTTCTACCGCACGCTCGCGCTCGTCGCCGAGATCGACATCCCGCGCGACACCGGGGACTTCCGGCTCATCGACCGCAAGGTGATCGACGCCGTCAAGCGCTTCCCGGAGCGGAACCGCTTCCTCCGCGGGATGGTCTCCTACGTCGGCTTCCGCCAGACGAGCGTGCAGTTCGACCGCGATGAGCGCCACGCCGGGGTCACCGGCTACCCGCTGCGCAAGATGATCAAGTTCGCCGCGGACGGCATCCTCGGCTTCTCGACGTTCCCGCTCAAGCTGATCCAGCTCGTCGGCCTCGTGGTGTCGGCGCTCAGCGCGCTGGCGGTCGTCTACGTGCTGGTGAGCCGCGCCATCGACCCGTCGAGCGTCGTGCCCGGGTGGACGTTCACCGTGATCGCCATCCTCTTCGTGGGCGGCGTGCAGATCACCATGCTCAGCGTGCTGGGGAGCTACCTCGGGCGGGTGTACGCCGAGGTGCAGAACAGGCCGCTCTACCTGGTGGCCTCGCACGTCGGCCGCCCGACGGATCCGGCGGCCGGCACCGTGCTGACGGCGTCGTCCGAGGTGCCCTACCGCCGCGACTGA
- a CDS encoding glycosyltransferase produces the protein MPVEPFSLLLPVYRGDRPEFLRRAFRSSVDDQTLRPDEVVVVRDGPVSADLARTMAELAEASPVPVVTVELERNMGLAYALERGLEACAHDVVARMDADDISLPERFARQLALISGGLDLVGTGMYEFADDVGTIAGRRTPPVGADAISRYARFHDPFNHPTVVYRRAAVKRAGGYLPLGLMEDYYLFARMIQSGARVENLPDPLVMYRVSAGAYARRGGVAQLRAELRLQREFRRRRFTSLSQALRNVLVRGSYRLIPEAVRRGLYRRLITRDRTVQRARA, from the coding sequence ATGCCCGTCGAGCCCTTCTCCCTCCTCCTGCCCGTCTACCGCGGCGACCGCCCCGAGTTCCTCCGCCGGGCGTTCCGCAGCAGCGTGGACGACCAGACCCTCCGGCCGGACGAGGTCGTCGTCGTGCGCGACGGACCGGTGTCGGCGGACCTCGCCCGCACCATGGCGGAGCTCGCCGAGGCGTCGCCCGTCCCCGTCGTCACGGTCGAGCTGGAGCGCAACATGGGCCTCGCCTACGCCCTCGAGCGCGGCCTCGAGGCCTGCGCGCACGACGTCGTCGCGCGGATGGACGCCGACGACATCAGCCTCCCCGAGCGCTTCGCCCGCCAGCTGGCGCTCATCTCCGGCGGCCTCGACCTGGTGGGCACCGGCATGTACGAGTTCGCGGACGACGTGGGGACCATCGCCGGCCGCCGCACCCCGCCCGTCGGCGCCGACGCCATCTCGCGCTACGCGCGCTTCCACGACCCCTTCAACCACCCCACCGTCGTGTACCGGCGCGCGGCGGTGAAGCGCGCGGGCGGCTACCTCCCGCTCGGCCTGATGGAGGACTACTACCTCTTCGCCCGCATGATCCAGTCGGGCGCGCGCGTGGAGAACCTCCCGGACCCGCTCGTCATGTACCGCGTCAGCGCGGGCGCCTACGCCCGGCGCGGCGGCGTCGCCCAGCTGCGCGCCGAGCTCCGCCTCCAGCGGGAGTTCCGCCGTCGCCGGTTCACGTCCCTCTCGCAGGCGCTGCGCAACGTCCTGGTGCGCGGCAGCTACCGCCTCATCCCCGAGGCCGTGCGCCGCGGGCTGTACCGCCGCCTCATCACGCGCGACCGGACGGTCCAGCGGGCCCGCGCCTGA
- a CDS encoding NAD(P)-dependent oxidoreductase, with translation MTAPVPVWVIGARGLLGASLVDALTADPRWAPVAVDPLPWSTPDERVMRRAARTGAERLLEAGRVAGAWAVMWCAGAAVTGSTREQLEHELQQLEAVLDEIAGAATAVPAPGGALFYSSSAGGVYAGAARPPFTEATEPRPLAPYGEAKLRAEGLVRAFGEHAGVSTLIGRIANLYGPGQAVGKPQGLITQLARANLSPTPASIYVPLETVRDYLYADDCAGLVRDATARLLALPPGSHVTKILASGQPVTISALLGHFTALGKARPHVMLGLSPLAGYQAVDLRLESVVWPDLDARDTMPLPAGIHITAQALIAGMQSGELTPR, from the coding sequence GTGACCGCGCCCGTCCCCGTCTGGGTCATCGGCGCCCGGGGGCTCCTCGGCGCCTCGCTCGTCGACGCGCTGACGGCGGATCCCCGCTGGGCGCCGGTCGCCGTGGACCCGCTCCCCTGGTCGACCCCGGACGAGCGCGTGATGCGCCGGGCCGCGCGCACCGGCGCGGAGCGGCTCCTCGAGGCCGGTCGCGTCGCCGGTGCGTGGGCCGTCATGTGGTGCGCGGGAGCGGCCGTCACGGGCAGCACCCGGGAGCAGCTGGAGCACGAGCTCCAGCAGCTGGAGGCGGTGCTCGACGAGATCGCCGGCGCCGCGACGGCCGTGCCCGCGCCGGGCGGCGCGCTGTTCTACTCGTCGTCCGCGGGCGGCGTGTACGCGGGCGCCGCGCGCCCGCCGTTCACGGAGGCGACCGAGCCCCGCCCCCTCGCGCCCTACGGCGAGGCGAAGCTCCGGGCCGAGGGCCTCGTGCGGGCGTTCGGCGAGCACGCCGGGGTCAGCACCCTCATCGGCCGCATCGCGAACCTCTACGGGCCGGGCCAGGCCGTCGGCAAGCCGCAGGGCCTCATCACCCAGCTCGCGCGCGCGAACCTCTCCCCCACGCCGGCGTCCATCTACGTGCCGCTCGAGACGGTCCGCGACTACCTCTACGCCGACGACTGCGCGGGGCTCGTGCGGGACGCGACCGCGCGGCTGCTGGCTCTGCCCCCGGGGTCGCACGTCACGAAGATCCTGGCCTCCGGGCAGCCGGTCACGATCAGCGCGCTCCTCGGGCACTTCACCGCGCTCGGCAAGGCGCGCCCCCACGTCATGCTCGGGCTGTCGCCGCTCGCGGGCTACCAGGCGGTGGACCTGCGCCTCGAGAGCGTCGTCTGGCCGGACCTCGACGCGCGGGACACGATGCCGCTGCCCGCGGGGATCCACATCACCGCGCAGGCGCTCATCGCCGGCATGCAATCCGGCGAGCTCACCCCGCGCTGA
- a CDS encoding glycosyltransferase: MAADLAGAPAELDLIQRVILPSEHDPDIVPLYVDADYWTSIPVAPEKRRRSPLRVVDSDTHNAVVRLSDMGIISAIRGDRGFQVPHRRKVSFGTYFNAFPASYWRASTTLDGVVLEVETSGEGQVIVYRSNARGVIQKVDGAAVSGSATSRFELPFTYFADGGWYWFDLMGEEADFALVEAGWYAPAGSAPTSGATGSVSIAITTLNRAEYCVKLLTDIGGKPDVAALLDHVYVTDQGTQKVADQPAFPRAQELLGDKLRVIDQANLGGSGGFSRGMYETLKEGASDYVLVMDDDITLEPESIRRAVKFADYARTPTIVGGHMFDMYDKSKLHAYAEGFDMWNFMWGPVTPTRHDFSASNLRQTRWMHRRVDAEYNGWWMCLIPVSTIKEIGLSLPVFIKWDDAEYALRAKEVGVPTVTLPGAAVWHVSWVDKDDSQDWQAFFHARNRLIAALLHSPYERGGRFLTANLATDVRHLVSMQYFALAARHEAYRNILRGPRGLHQDMVTRLARTRELAQGFSDGVPIRDRAALPEIVAPEKPHGRVSSAAPAGIVRLAWLARTVARHALSPLSASASRAPEAHLAFEDARWWVVPEFDSVLVSNAEGSAALLHRRDPAMFRRMLWTSVVLRWRILSRWPQLKAAYRAALPTITSPEAWARTFGVDQPEGKRTKR; this comes from the coding sequence ATGGCCGCCGACCTCGCGGGCGCTCCCGCCGAGCTCGACCTCATCCAGCGCGTCATCCTGCCGTCCGAGCACGACCCGGACATCGTCCCGCTCTACGTGGACGCCGACTACTGGACGAGCATCCCCGTCGCTCCCGAGAAGCGCCGCCGCTCGCCGCTGCGCGTCGTCGACTCGGACACGCACAACGCGGTCGTGCGGCTCAGCGACATGGGCATCATCAGCGCCATCCGGGGCGACCGCGGCTTCCAGGTGCCCCACCGCCGCAAGGTCTCGTTCGGCACGTACTTCAACGCGTTCCCCGCCTCCTACTGGCGGGCGAGCACCACGCTCGACGGCGTCGTGCTCGAGGTCGAGACCAGCGGCGAGGGCCAGGTCATCGTGTACCGCTCCAACGCGCGCGGCGTCATCCAGAAGGTCGACGGCGCCGCCGTCTCCGGATCCGCCACCTCGCGTTTCGAGCTCCCCTTCACCTACTTCGCCGACGGCGGCTGGTACTGGTTCGACCTCATGGGCGAGGAGGCCGACTTCGCGCTCGTCGAGGCCGGCTGGTACGCGCCCGCGGGCTCCGCGCCCACATCGGGCGCCACCGGCTCGGTCAGCATCGCCATCACGACGCTCAACCGCGCCGAGTACTGCGTGAAGCTCCTCACCGACATCGGCGGGAAGCCCGACGTCGCGGCGCTCCTCGACCACGTCTACGTCACCGACCAGGGAACGCAGAAGGTCGCGGACCAGCCGGCCTTCCCCCGTGCGCAGGAGCTGCTCGGCGACAAGCTGCGGGTCATCGACCAGGCGAACCTGGGCGGGTCCGGCGGCTTCTCCCGCGGCATGTACGAGACGCTCAAGGAGGGCGCGAGCGACTACGTCCTCGTCATGGACGACGACATCACGCTCGAGCCCGAGAGCATCCGCCGCGCGGTGAAGTTCGCGGACTACGCGCGCACGCCCACGATCGTCGGCGGCCACATGTTCGACATGTACGACAAGAGCAAGCTCCACGCGTACGCCGAGGGCTTCGACATGTGGAACTTCATGTGGGGTCCCGTCACGCCGACCCGCCACGACTTCAGCGCGTCCAACCTCCGCCAGACCCGGTGGATGCACCGCCGCGTCGACGCCGAGTACAACGGCTGGTGGATGTGCCTCATCCCCGTCTCCACCATCAAGGAGATCGGGCTCTCGCTGCCCGTCTTCATCAAGTGGGACGACGCGGAGTACGCGCTCCGCGCCAAGGAGGTCGGCGTGCCGACCGTCACCCTCCCGGGCGCCGCCGTCTGGCACGTCTCGTGGGTCGACAAGGACGACTCGCAGGACTGGCAGGCCTTCTTCCACGCGCGCAACCGCCTCATCGCGGCGCTGCTGCACTCCCCGTACGAGCGCGGCGGCCGGTTCCTCACGGCCAACCTCGCCACGGACGTCCGGCACCTCGTCTCGATGCAGTACTTCGCGCTCGCCGCGCGGCACGAGGCGTACCGGAACATCCTCCGCGGGCCGCGCGGCCTGCACCAGGACATGGTCACGCGCCTCGCCCGCACCCGCGAGCTCGCGCAGGGCTTCAGCGACGGGGTGCCCATCCGGGACCGCGCCGCGCTCCCCGAGATCGTGGCACCCGAGAAGCCGCACGGGCGGGTCAGCAGCGCGGCGCCCGCGGGCATCGTCCGGCTCGCCTGGCTCGCGCGGACGGTGGCGCGTCACGCGCTCTCCCCGTTGAGCGCGTCCGCCAGCCGCGCACCCGAGGCCCACCTCGCGTTCGAGGACGCCAGGTGGTGGGTGGTGCCCGAGTTCGACAGCGTGCTCGTGTCCAACGCGGAGGGCTCCGCCGCGCTCCTGCACCGGCGGGATCCCGCGATGTTCCGGCGCATGCTGTGGACGAGCGTCGTGCTCCGCTGGCGCATCCTGAGCAGGTGGCCGCAGCTCAAGGCGGCGTACCGCGCGGCGCTGCCCACGATCACCAGCCCCGAGGCCTGGGCGCGGACGTTCGGCGTCGACCAGCCCGAGGGGAAGCGGACGAAGCGCTAG
- a CDS encoding glycosyltransferase, with amino-acid sequence MSALEEQGATEPVLPPDHSVSVVIPVYQGELTLEALLAEIEPFTQPQISRDGHSYAVTEVLLVFDNGRDGSPRVIRELKRLHPFVRPIWLSRNFGQHAATLAGMASSGGDWIVTLDEDGQHDPGFIPDMLDVAMRDLASVVYAKPTNSPSHGLLRNVASRGAKVVLNAMSSDQDAEQFQSYRLMLGSVGRSVAAYAGSGVYLDIALGWVANRVSSCPITLRDEGERQSGYSSRRLFSHFWRMVLSSGTRGLRAVSVLGVLFLAVALVFVIVIVVSRLTDNSVPAGWASTIVTILASSGIILFSLGIIAEYVGVAVGMAQGRPAYLIVRDPLDGPHGRPPRGHV; translated from the coding sequence GTGAGCGCTCTCGAGGAGCAGGGCGCGACCGAGCCCGTGCTGCCGCCCGACCACTCCGTCTCCGTCGTCATCCCCGTCTACCAGGGCGAGCTGACGCTCGAGGCCCTGCTCGCGGAGATCGAGCCCTTCACGCAGCCGCAGATCTCGCGCGACGGCCACAGCTACGCCGTCACCGAGGTCCTCCTCGTCTTCGACAACGGGCGCGACGGCTCCCCCCGGGTCATCCGCGAGCTGAAGCGCCTCCACCCCTTCGTCCGGCCGATCTGGCTGAGCCGCAACTTCGGCCAGCACGCGGCCACGCTCGCGGGCATGGCGTCCTCCGGCGGCGACTGGATCGTCACGCTCGACGAGGACGGGCAGCACGATCCCGGCTTCATCCCCGACATGCTCGACGTCGCGATGCGCGACCTGGCCTCCGTGGTCTACGCGAAGCCCACGAACTCGCCGTCCCACGGTCTCCTGCGGAACGTCGCCTCCCGCGGCGCCAAGGTGGTGCTGAACGCCATGTCGTCCGACCAGGACGCCGAGCAGTTCCAGAGCTACCGGCTGATGCTCGGATCCGTCGGCCGCAGCGTCGCCGCGTACGCGGGCTCCGGCGTGTACCTCGACATCGCCCTCGGCTGGGTCGCGAACCGCGTGTCCAGCTGCCCCATCACGCTCCGCGACGAGGGCGAGCGCCAGTCCGGCTACTCGTCGCGCCGCCTGTTCTCGCACTTCTGGCGCATGGTGCTCTCCAGCGGCACCCGCGGCCTGCGCGCCGTGAGCGTCCTCGGGGTGCTCTTCCTCGCGGTCGCGCTGGTCTTCGTGATCGTGATCGTCGTCAGCCGCCTCACCGACAACTCGGTGCCCGCGGGCTGGGCGTCGACCATCGTCACGATCCTCGCGTCGAGCGGCATCATCCTGTTCTCGCTGGGGATCATCGCGGAGTACGTGGGCGTCGCGGTGGGCATGGCGCAGGGACGGCCGGCCTACCTCATCGTGCGCGACCCCCTCGACGGACCGCACGGCCGACCGCCGCGCGGGCACGTGTGA
- a CDS encoding glycosyltransferase family 2 protein, producing MAPRVSIVIPAYNNADYLQETVDSVLAQTFTDFEVVIADHSSTDGTWDVMQRYADEPRVRLLRTEAGGGALRNWNRVSQEARGELIKLVCGDDLLYPTILERQVAELDASPSVVLVASPRDIVDADSRPVVRDHGVSGARLAMSGAQAVRRTIRSGTNIFGEPGCVLMRRADLEAVGWWDSRWPYLIDETTYAKVLLRGDFASVGPKALAGFRISDSQWSVRLAGEQASAAAGFHHWVLEDHPHVVSRADVRLGDLMARAKALSRRLVYLYLGRRMSRGAGSAA from the coding sequence GTGGCCCCACGCGTCTCGATCGTCATCCCCGCCTACAACAACGCCGACTACCTCCAGGAGACGGTCGACTCCGTGCTGGCGCAGACGTTCACCGACTTCGAGGTCGTGATCGCGGACCACTCCTCCACCGACGGCACGTGGGACGTCATGCAGCGCTACGCCGACGAGCCGCGCGTCCGCCTGCTCCGCACCGAGGCGGGCGGCGGGGCCCTCCGCAACTGGAACCGCGTGAGCCAGGAGGCGCGCGGCGAGCTGATCAAGCTCGTCTGCGGCGACGACCTCCTCTACCCCACCATCCTGGAGCGCCAGGTGGCCGAGCTGGACGCGTCGCCCTCCGTCGTGCTCGTCGCCTCCCCGCGGGACATCGTCGACGCCGACAGCCGGCCGGTCGTGCGCGACCACGGCGTCTCCGGGGCGCGCCTCGCGATGTCCGGCGCCCAGGCCGTCCGCCGCACGATCCGCTCCGGCACCAACATCTTCGGCGAGCCGGGCTGCGTGCTCATGCGCCGGGCCGACCTGGAGGCGGTCGGCTGGTGGGACTCCCGCTGGCCGTACCTCATCGACGAGACCACGTACGCCAAGGTGCTGCTCCGCGGCGACTTCGCGTCCGTGGGGCCGAAGGCCCTCGCGGGCTTCCGGATCTCCGACTCCCAGTGGAGCGTGCGCCTCGCCGGCGAGCAGGCGAGCGCCGCCGCCGGCTTCCACCACTGGGTCCTCGAGGACCACCCGCACGTCGTGTCCCGGGCCGACGTCCGTCTCGGCGACCTGATGGCCCGCGCCAAGGCCCTCTCGCGTCGACTCGTGTACCTCTACCTCGGCCGGCGCATGTCGCGCGGGGCCGGGAGCGCCGCGTGA
- a CDS encoding O-antigen ligase family protein: MTLPARLPLPERLPDLLGSARFSAALTHCILGTAVLSHAIRATVGWAGLIAIVTALVAMAAGSLAAKRGDWEWRGLLPISLLLLVGWCAATLLWTAYQPDAVGGVLHLAASAFLAVYVGVVRDLIQIVRAAGDVLRLVLVSSLALEVLAGLLIDGPIPFLGIRGALDRLGPVQGLLGERNALGILALVAAVTFAVELLTRSVSRGRGAFSLATALLVASLTRSSVILGTFLVLGVAALAILGLRHLARQARPLANSAVLVLAAVAAVLVVAFRSPVLQILQARPDYLQRVALWREMLRLIDLNTIEGWGFVGFWRRDAYPYTALDLVSRGAQESGRNAYLDLYLQAGLVGLALFAAFCALALGRSWVLATTKRGLGHVWTALVLVVLLVASLAESVTLVEWGWVLLVICAVKAAQGRSWRHGLPEHRQVE; encoded by the coding sequence ATGACGCTCCCCGCCCGCCTCCCGCTGCCGGAGCGCCTCCCCGACCTCCTCGGGTCGGCGCGCTTCTCCGCCGCGCTCACCCACTGCATCCTCGGCACGGCCGTCCTGTCGCACGCCATCCGGGCCACGGTCGGCTGGGCGGGGCTGATCGCGATCGTGACCGCGCTGGTCGCCATGGCCGCGGGATCGCTCGCGGCGAAGCGCGGCGACTGGGAGTGGCGCGGCCTGCTGCCCATCTCGCTGCTGCTGCTCGTCGGCTGGTGCGCCGCGACCCTGCTCTGGACGGCCTACCAGCCGGACGCCGTCGGCGGCGTGCTGCACCTCGCGGCCTCCGCCTTCCTCGCGGTGTACGTCGGCGTCGTGCGCGACCTCATCCAGATCGTGCGCGCCGCCGGCGACGTCCTCCGCCTGGTGCTCGTGTCCTCCCTCGCCCTCGAGGTGCTGGCCGGGCTGCTCATCGACGGCCCGATCCCCTTCCTCGGCATCCGCGGGGCGCTCGATCGCCTGGGCCCGGTCCAGGGGCTGCTCGGCGAGCGGAACGCCCTCGGGATCCTCGCGCTCGTCGCCGCCGTGACCTTCGCCGTCGAGCTGCTCACGCGGTCCGTGTCGCGCGGGCGCGGGGCCTTCTCGCTCGCGACGGCGCTCCTGGTGGCCTCGCTCACGCGCTCGTCGGTGATCCTCGGCACGTTCCTCGTCCTGGGCGTCGCCGCCCTCGCGATCCTCGGCCTCCGCCACCTCGCCCGCCAGGCCCGGCCGCTCGCCAACAGCGCGGTCCTCGTGCTCGCGGCGGTGGCGGCCGTGCTCGTCGTGGCGTTCCGCTCCCCCGTCCTGCAGATCCTGCAGGCGCGCCCGGACTACCTGCAGCGGGTCGCCCTGTGGCGCGAGATGCTCCGCCTCATCGACCTCAACACCATCGAGGGCTGGGGGTTCGTCGGCTTCTGGCGGCGCGACGCCTACCCGTACACGGCCCTCGACCTCGTGAGCCGGGGCGCGCAGGAATCGGGCCGCAACGCCTACCTCGACCTCTACCTGCAGGCCGGCCTCGTCGGCCTGGCGCTGTTCGCGGCGTTCTGCGCCCTCGCGCTCGGGCGCTCCTGGGTCCTCGCGACCACCAAGCGCGGGCTCGGCCACGTGTGGACGGCCCTCGTGCTCGTCGTGCTCCTCGTCGCGTCCCTCGCCGAGAGCGTCACGCTCGTGGAGTGGGGCTGGGTGCTGCTCGTCATCTGCGCGGTCAAGGCCGCCCAGGGCCGGAGCTGGCGGCACGGCCTGCCCGAGCACCGCCAGGTCGAGTGA